In a single window of the Polynucleobacter sp. MWH-UH24A genome:
- a CDS encoding sugar transferase, which yields MKRTFDFSVAVIILIILSLPLIILMVIVRIKLGNPIFFKQTRPGLNTKPFTIIKFRTMTEQCDPNGLLLSDALRLTRFGQFLRASSLDELPELLNILKGEMSLVGPRPLLMEYLPFYTPEQLRRHEVRPGLTGWAQINGRNAISWDEKFELDLWYVDNHNLWIDIKIILKTIVIVFQRKQICADGHVTMPPFIDF from the coding sequence ATGAAAAGAACGTTTGATTTTTCAGTTGCGGTAATTATTTTGATTATTTTATCCCTACCCTTGATCATCTTAATGGTAATCGTTCGCATTAAACTTGGTAACCCAATTTTTTTTAAACAGACTCGCCCGGGTTTAAATACTAAGCCATTTACAATAATCAAATTTAGAACAATGACAGAGCAATGTGATCCAAACGGCTTATTACTTTCGGATGCTCTCCGCTTAACACGATTTGGTCAATTTTTGAGAGCTTCAAGCCTTGATGAGTTGCCCGAGCTTTTAAATATTTTAAAAGGTGAAATGTCTCTAGTCGGTCCCCGGCCACTATTAATGGAGTATCTTCCGTTTTATACACCAGAGCAACTTAGAAGGCATGAGGTGCGACCGGGTTTGACTGGTTGGGCTCAAATCAATGGACGTAATGCCATAAGTTGGGATGAAAAGTTTGAACTTGATCTTTGGTATGTAGATAATCATAACTTGTGGATCGATATTAAAATAATACTTAAGACTATTGTGATAGTTTTCCAAAGAAAGCAGATTTGTGCTGATGGACATGTAACAATGCCGCCATTTATCGACTTTTAA